A genomic stretch from Candidatus Omnitrophota bacterium includes:
- a CDS encoding transposase, translated as MEYQKLKEEQKMKGMPRIHIEGGVYYVTVRGDHDEKIFREAEDYQSYLNLLRKYKEQYGFKLFAFVLLPNHLCLLIELREGVVLSDIMHDLNGNYTKYFNKKYSLKGHLFRETYRMNLLEKSRYLVSMSAYIHLYPQRLNLTPHPAAYPYSSYPVYLYYAGFEDACMETKSSVFGFDPGMEQEIAGVLTTIKERNYTDYLRNISIEEIKILALDLKKGMVLGSEEFRETVKSKIKAYWQEKYRQELAFLQQRLNDLEMEEGVRGWEEELR; from the coding sequence ATGGAATATCAGAAATTGAAGGAAGAACAGAAGATGAAAGGTATGCCACGCATACATATTGAAGGCGGGGTTTATTATGTGACTGTCCGCGGAGACCATGATGAGAAGATCTTTAGGGAGGCGGAAGATTACCAGTCATACTTAAACCTTTTGAGAAAATATAAAGAGCAGTATGGATTCAAGTTATTTGCCTTTGTCCTGTTGCCGAACCACCTGTGTCTATTGATTGAATTGAGGGAAGGGGTGGTTTTATCGGATATTATGCATGACCTTAACGGGAATTATACCAAATATTTTAATAAAAAATACAGTCTAAAAGGCCATCTTTTCCGGGAAACATACAGGATGAACCTGTTGGAAAAGTCACGTTACCTTGTATCCATGAGTGCCTATATCCACCTTTATCCGCAAAGGTTGAATTTGACCCCGCATCCGGCAGCTTATCCTTACAGCAGTTACCCTGTTTATTTATATTATGCGGGATTCGAAGATGCCTGCATGGAGACAAAATCATCTGTTTTCGGGTTTGATCCCGGCATGGAACAGGAAATAGCAGGCGTTTTAACCACTATAAAAGAAAGGAATTACACGGATTACCTAAGAAACATCTCTATTGAAGAAATAAAAATATTGGCATTGGATTTAAAAAAAGGAATGGTCCTGGGCAGCGAAGAATTCAGGGAAACGGTAAAATCAAAGATAAAAGCTTATTGGCAGGAGAAATACCGGCAGGAATTGGCTTTCCTGCAGCAGCGTCTAAACGACCTTGAGATGGAAGAAGGAGTAAGGGGATGGGAGGAAGAGCTAAGGTGA